CCTTCAGCACTTCGATAGTGAGTTCCATGGCCGTTTGCCTATCTTCACCGCCCACTGCCCGGGCCGCTTTAAAAATAGCATCGGTAATTTTGGTGTCGTCAAAGAGCACTTCACGCCCGTCCCGCTTCCTGATAACCTTTAACAACTAGTTAGCCTCCTCAAGTCGCATTTATATTTTGCACATACTATATATAACAACGCATTGCATAGATCAATGTGCGGCGAACCACGGTTATATACTTAACCGCCGGTTATTAATTATCTTTAATCAGCTGCTCTATTTCCCGCATAAAGCCCTGGACATCCCTAAACTCACGGTATACCGAGGCAAAGCGGACATAAGCCACCTCGTCTAAATCCCGCAGCCGCACCATAACTTGCTCACCTATATCTTTGCTTTGTACTTCCCTATCCGTAATGCTTTTTAAATCTCTTTCGATTTCACCAACCATCTCCTCCAATAAAATAATAGGTACGGAACGCTTCTGGCAGGCCGTAATCAGACCGGCCAGCAGCTTTTGCCGGTCAAAATATTCCCGCCGGCCATCTTTTTTTACCACCATCAACGGCAGCTCGTCCACCCGCTCGTAAGTGGTAAACCGCTTACCGCACTCGCCGCATTCCCTGCGCCTGCGCACTGAATTACCTTCTTCCGCGGGTCGGGAATCCAATACCCGGCTGTCAAAAGTACCGCAATAGGGGCATCGCACATCAACTCACCGCCCATGCTTTAAATTAGAACAAAACAATACATATAGTATTTCTTGACACTTAATTATACTAAACTTTGTTGTTAAAGCCAAAAAGGGAAACTGCCGTCAAAAACTATATTTTAATCATTTTGCTA
This genomic interval from Desulfoscipio sp. XC116 contains the following:
- the nrdR gene encoding transcriptional regulator NrdR, which produces MRCPYCGTFDSRVLDSRPAEEGNSVRRRRECGECGKRFTTYERVDELPLMVVKKDGRREYFDRQKLLAGLITACQKRSVPIILLEEMVGEIERDLKSITDREVQSKDIGEQVMVRLRDLDEVAYVRFASVYREFRDVQGFMREIEQLIKDN